From a single Candidatus Brevundimonas phytovorans genomic region:
- a CDS encoding GNAT family N-acetyltransferase, whose protein sequence is MILSRTYRPEDLAGCLALFDSNTPRFFDASEREGFVGFLNDQALRWPYQVIEQDGRIVGCGGHAVEPDGISVALCWGMVDQGLHGQGLGRVLTEARIAAARATPGIRRVILNTSQHTQGFYARFGFEAEKVTPDGYAPGIDRWDMVLALG, encoded by the coding sequence ATGATCCTTTCCCGCACCTATCGCCCCGAAGACCTGGCCGGCTGTCTGGCCCTGTTCGACAGCAATACGCCGCGCTTCTTTGACGCCAGCGAGCGGGAGGGGTTTGTCGGGTTTCTGAACGACCAGGCCCTGCGCTGGCCCTATCAGGTGATCGAGCAGGACGGGCGGATCGTCGGCTGCGGCGGCCATGCGGTGGAGCCGGACGGGATCAGCGTCGCCCTGTGCTGGGGCATGGTGGACCAGGGGCTGCACGGTCAGGGGCTGGGGCGGGTGCTGACCGAGGCGCGGATCGCGGCGGCGCGGGCGACCCCGGGGATCCGCCGCGTGATCCTGAACACCAGCCAGCACACGCAAGGCTTCTACGCCCGCTTCGGCTTCGAGGCGGAAAAGGTCACGCCCGACGGCTATGCGCCCGGCATCGACCGCTGGGACATGGTGCTGGCGCTGGGTTGA
- the thiC gene encoding phosphomethylpyrimidine synthase ThiC, whose amino-acid sequence MNINVTPTAQAQSEAQAASDRVASDSLPLSEARQQVEAETGRIPTGPRAGGVKVFVAGQLYPDIRVPFREVAVHPSANEPPVTMYDSSGPYTDPAVTIDIKKGLPRVKSSWQRDRGDIAPVANPREVKPEDNGHASGKNLAPRFDTSHHQVFKGVEGRPVTQYEYARAGIITPEMEYVAIRENLRREQNAPCIRDGEDFGASIPDFVTPEFVRQEIARGRAIIPHNINHPEVEPMIIGRNFLVKINANIGNSAVLSSVDDEVDKLVWATRWGADNVMDLSTGRNIHNIRDWIIRNSSVPIGTVPIYQALEKVNGIAEDLTWEVFRDTLIEQAEQGVDYFTIHAGVRLPFVPMTAKRVTGIVSRGGSIMAKWCLAHHKESFLYEHFEDICDIMRAYDVSFSLGDGLRPGSIADANDEAQFAELRTLGELTKIAWAKGCQVMIEGPGHVPMHKIKANMNEQLKHCHEAPFYTLGPLTTDIAPGYDHITSAIGAAMIGWFGTAMLCYVTPKEHLGLPDRQDVKDGVITYKIAAHAADLAKGHPAARMHDDALSRARFEFRWEDQFNLGLDPETARKYHDATLPKEAHKTAHFCSMCGPKFCSMKISQDIRRDALAQNDAGASLAAEEGMREMSERFRAGGGEIEVKVL is encoded by the coding sequence ATGAACATCAACGTCACCCCGACCGCCCAAGCTCAGTCCGAGGCTCAAGCAGCGAGCGACCGCGTCGCGAGCGATAGCCTCCCTCTCAGCGAAGCGCGACAACAAGTCGAGGCCGAGACCGGCCGCATCCCCACCGGCCCCCGCGCCGGCGGCGTGAAGGTCTTCGTGGCGGGCCAGCTCTACCCCGACATCCGCGTCCCCTTCCGCGAGGTCGCCGTCCACCCCTCGGCCAACGAGCCGCCGGTGACGATGTATGACTCTTCCGGCCCCTACACCGACCCCGCCGTGACCATCGACATCAAGAAGGGCCTGCCCCGCGTCAAATCCAGCTGGCAGCGGGATCGCGGCGACATCGCCCCCGTGGCGAACCCGCGCGAGGTCAAACCCGAAGACAACGGCCACGCCTCGGGCAAGAATCTCGCCCCCCGCTTCGACACCTCGCACCATCAGGTCTTCAAGGGCGTCGAAGGCCGCCCGGTGACCCAGTACGAATACGCCCGCGCCGGGATCATCACGCCCGAGATGGAATACGTCGCCATCCGCGAGAACCTGCGCCGCGAGCAGAACGCGCCCTGCATCCGCGACGGCGAAGACTTCGGCGCCTCGATCCCCGACTTCGTCACGCCCGAGTTCGTCCGTCAGGAGATCGCGCGCGGCCGCGCCATCATCCCCCACAACATCAACCACCCCGAAGTCGAGCCGATGATCATCGGCCGCAACTTCCTGGTGAAGATCAACGCCAACATCGGCAACTCGGCCGTCCTCTCCAGCGTCGATGACGAGGTGGACAAGCTGGTCTGGGCCACCCGCTGGGGCGCCGACAACGTCATGGACCTGTCGACGGGCCGCAACATCCACAACATCCGCGACTGGATCATCCGCAACTCGTCCGTCCCCATCGGCACCGTCCCCATCTATCAGGCGCTGGAGAAGGTGAACGGCATCGCCGAGGACCTGACCTGGGAGGTGTTCCGCGACACCCTGATCGAACAGGCGGAACAGGGCGTGGACTACTTCACCATCCACGCGGGCGTGCGCCTGCCCTTCGTGCCGATGACGGCCAAGCGCGTCACCGGCATCGTCAGCCGCGGCGGCTCCATCATGGCCAAGTGGTGCCTGGCCCACCACAAGGAGAGCTTCCTCTACGAGCACTTCGAGGACATCTGCGACATCATGCGCGCCTATGATGTCTCCTTCAGCCTCGGCGACGGTCTGCGCCCCGGCTCCATCGCCGACGCCAACGACGAGGCCCAGTTCGCCGAGCTACGCACCCTCGGCGAACTGACCAAGATCGCCTGGGCCAAGGGCTGCCAGGTCATGATCGAAGGCCCCGGCCACGTGCCGATGCACAAGATCAAGGCCAACATGAATGAGCAGCTCAAGCACTGCCACGAAGCGCCCTTCTATACCTTGGGCCCGCTGACCACCGACATCGCCCCCGGCTATGACCACATCACGTCCGCGATTGGAGCGGCCATGATCGGCTGGTTCGGCACGGCCATGCTCTGCTACGTCACGCCCAAGGAACACCTCGGCCTGCCCGACCGTCAGGACGTCAAGGACGGCGTCATCACCTACAAGATCGCCGCCCACGCCGCCGACCTGGCCAAGGGCCACCCCGCCGCCCGCATGCACGACGACGCCCTATCCCGCGCCCGCTTCGAGTTCCGCTGGGAGGACCAGTTCAACCTCGGCCTCGACCCCGAAACCGCCCGCAAATACCACGACGCCACCCTGCCCAAGGAAGCGCACAAGACCGCCCACTTCTGCTCCATGTGCGGCCCCAAGTTCTGCAGCA